From Solidesulfovibrio sp., one genomic window encodes:
- the rpsM gene encoding 30S ribosomal protein S13, which translates to MARIAGVDLPKNKRMDIALTYIYGIGRTTARIILEASGVDWTKNSDTLTPEETNTIRKEIEANHKVEGDLRRDVTASIKRLMDIGCYRGLRHRRGLPCRGQRTHTNSRTRKGPRRGVMAKKKK; encoded by the coding sequence GCGGGAGTCGACCTGCCCAAAAACAAGCGGATGGATATCGCGCTTACCTACATCTATGGTATCGGCCGTACCACGGCCCGCATTATCCTTGAGGCCTCCGGGGTGGATTGGACCAAGAATTCCGATACCCTCACGCCCGAGGAAACCAACACCATCCGCAAGGAAATCGAGGCCAACCACAAGGTCGAGGGCGATCTGCGGCGTGATGTCACCGCCAGCATCAAGCGCCTTATGGATATCGGCTGCTATCGCGGCCTGCGCCATCGCCGGGGCCTGCCTTGCCGGGGCCAGCGGACCCACACCAACTCGCGCACCCGCAAGGGCCCGCGTCGCGGTGTGATGGCCAAGAAAAAGAAGTAG